A DNA window from Acropora palmata chromosome 12, jaAcrPala1.3, whole genome shotgun sequence contains the following coding sequences:
- the LOC141860486 gene encoding uncharacterized protein LOC141860486, producing MRKFFSSGGSGDHQSGFVGKTLMVGGCQCVVEEVIAEGGFSLVFLVRVPSGKRHALKRISVNNMHDLQICKQEIEIMKLVSGHKNAIKYLGGTINQTSPGIYEVLILMEYCKEGHVVQLMNEHINSGFSESLVLKIFTDTCEAVAKLHHADPPVIHRDLKVENILRSDRGDFVLCDYGSATRRVVIPQEEGVTKVEEEIQKYTTLSYRSPEMVNLYSNKSISTKADIWALGCILYKLCFFTLPFGESPLAIQSGQFTFPESSRHSHQLNKLISFILNPDPDSRPDIFQVSFAAFKLRGVDCPVPNLNNSKIPNALPEVSSSEDHQKTESAVRTASVKSKAREGPVTTSLAPRQRPRAGQGAQQLATPQASTHLSHIASPQQNRKQYTQAQRGDLVVPNTHGLSHVASPRQSRRNVPPEHSTGAEQYARHQQACGNLGLHDAKDTSSTPDLMDVRQVSGGFHPSQQGQLYSYPKQLTREQYLQQQYLQQQQQYMQQQIMLRQQQQRMLQQQHQQQLYQQQQMHELNYTRDVQSGQHFPNASSQSHHAQQVQQSANATQQIFDCNEQGALNPFYEHKLYASSSVRSFQANQPLVTVQQQQPLANTSEVPEQQKPANGENKLLRPRYMSHNRSRSDPNFVVINNSAYQKQVSSVTHLQNASNSNQSQCRSPSDPSLNVLKDSAAQPEMPLVDIDSNNEPTAHWNPFSPYYESKEADFVRDPSDDTDDDFASLREGDGKAQTSSTNAGYHGHRQQISAGYHQTNAAYYGPNAEHHQLNIAKPSTPEFHQGDSTDVFGSTSFGTQISEMQQDLASRTENSDLLGQSGQFGEGHKADLPANLVQDGSNPFLAGYRTSEVEKELNLADQSSSDGEDEEHAFIEYANTAPPLSPGYSDPFGAAPFVAHKSRQVPPSKDVFGSLPFSGSTTAESISGDNQSKALQKSDQALASFGDTGVPIVTESVSAGSVAPTPFHELDEGFGNSTSFAEAKDHFAENTDDPFGGVSFNANPAVRRRNAKKQHGLKGNPPVAVPGGVNQGTCTRPRRLLPQTPDRLPGVTTSGQRIVKAQANVQDVGTRGSSQASGNPGPKPISGRRVVSVQAKVQGLISIPGSNQGTGNVDPKTTGNRSAYATT from the exons ATgaggaaatttttttcttcgggTGGAAGTGGCGACCACCAAAGCGGTTTTGTTGGAAAGACACTCATGGTTGGAGGATGCCAATGCGTTGTGGAGGAAGTTATTGCCGAAG GTGGGTTTTCACTGGTATTTTTGGTCAGGGTGCCCAGTGGAAAGCGACATGCACTCAAGAGAATATCAGTCAACAATATGCATGATTTACAAATCTGCAAACAGGAAATTGAGATCATG aaacttgTATCTGGTCACAAAAATGCCATCAAATACCTTGGTGGCACAATTAATCAGACCAGCCCAGGAATTTATGAGGTTCTCATATTGATGGAATATTGCAAAG aagGCCATGTTGTCCAGTTGATGAATGAGCACATCAACTCTGGGTTTAGTGAATCTTTAGTTTTGAAGATTTTCACTGACACCTGTGAAGCTGTAGCTAAACTGCACCATGCTGACCCACCAGTCATTCACAGAGACCTCAAAGTAGAAAATATTTTACGGAGTGATCGTGGAGACTTTGTGCTCTGTGATTATGGTAGTGCTACGAGAAGAGTAGTAATTCCACAG GAAGAGGGTGTAACCAAGGTTGAAGAAGAAATTCAGAA GTACACAACTCTCTCCTACCGTTCACCGGAGATGGTCAATTTATACAGCAACAAGTCAATCTCCACCAAAGCTGACATCTGG GCGCTGGGCTGTATTTTATACAAGCTGTGTTTCTTTACCCTTCCATTTGGCGAAAGCCCCCTTGCCATACAGAGTGGCCAGTTTACCTTTCCTGAGAGCTCACGACACTCTCATCAGCTCAACAAACTTATCA gtTTTATCCTTAACCCAGACCCAGACAGCAGACCAGATATTTTCCAAGTTTCTTTTGCAGCATTTAAATTGAGAGGAGTTGACTGCCCGGTTCCTAACTTAAAT aaTTCGAAGATTCCGAATGCTCTCCCAGAAGTATCATCATCTGAGGATCATCAGAAAACAGAAAGTGCTGTTCGTACTGCTTCCGTTAAATCCAA GGCTCGTGAAGGCCCAGTCACTACTTCCCTTGCTCCTCGACAGCGCCCACGAGCAGGCCAAGGTGCCCAGCAGTTAGCTACTCCCCAAGCCTCAACACACTTAAGCCACATTGCCAGCCCGCAGCAAAACCGCAAACAGTACACGCAGGCTCAGAGAGGGGACCTTGTGGTTCCAAATACGCATGGCTTGAGCCATGTGGCCAGTCCAAGGCAAAGCAGAAGGAACGTTCCACCAGAGCATTCAACAGGTGCTGAACAGTATGCGCGTCATCAACAAGCCTGTGGTAATTTGGGGCTGCACGACGCTAAAGATACCTCTAGCACTCCTGATTTGATGGATGTAAGGCAAGTTTCGGGAGGCTTCCACCCTTCACAGCAAGGTCAGCTATACTCTTACCCTAAGCAGTTGACACGAGAACAGTACCTGCAGCAACAGTATTTGCAGCAACAGCAGCAGTATATGCAGCAACAGATAATGCTGAGGCAGCAGCAGCAGCGCATGCTCCAACAGCAgcatcaacaacaactttatcaaCAGCAGCAAATGCACGAGTTGAATTATACGAGAGATGTCCAATCAGGGCAGCACTTTCCAAATGCATCAAGCCAGTCGCATCACGCTCAGCAAGTGCAACAATCGGCAAACGCTACACAGCAAATATTTGATTGCAATGAACAGGGCGCGCTTAATCCTTTTTATGAGCACAAACTTTATGCGAGCAGTAGCGTGCGGTCTTTTCAGGCAAATCAACCCCTTGTAACAGTGCAACAACAGCAGCCTCTAGCTAACACCAGTGAGGTCCCAGAACAACAGAAACCGGCGAATGGTGAGAACAAACTGTTACGCCCTCGGTACATGTCGCACAATCGATCCAGGTCTGATCCTAACTTTGTCGTTATAAATAACAGTGCCTATCAAAAACAGGTGAGTTCGGTCACCCATCTGCAGAACGCAAGTAACTCCAATCAATCTCAGTGTCGCAGTCCCAGTGATCCCTCGCTTAACGTGTTGAAGGATTCGGCAGCTCAACCTGAAATGCCGTTAGTGGATATTGACTCAAACAACGAGCCAACAGCCCACTGGAATCCTTTTAGTCCATATTATGAATCGAAAGAAGCAGACTTTGTGAGGGATCCTAGTGATGATACAGATGACGACTTTGCCTCTCTGCGTGAAGGTGATGGGAAAGCACAGACGAGTAGTACCAATGCTGGATATCATGGACATCGCCAACAGATCAGTGCTGGTTATCATCAGACCAATGCTGCATATTATGGACCCAATGCTGAACATCATCAACTTAATATAGCAAAACCATCTACACCCGAATTTCACCAAGGTGACAGCACCGATGTGTTTGGATCAACCTCATTCGGAACTCAAATATCGGAGATGCAACAAGACCTAGCATCAAGAACTGAAAATTCAGATCTCTTGGGCCAATCTGGTCAGTTCGGAGAAGGTCACAAAGCTGATCTACCGGCAAATCTCGTTCAGGATGGAAGCAACCCTTTCCTCGCAGGGTATCGCACCTCCGAAGTTGAGAAAGAGTTGAATCTTGCGGATCAGAGCTCCAGCGACGGTGAAGATGAGGAGCACGCGTTTATTGAGTATGCAAATACTGCTCCACCCCTCTCACCTGGCTATTCGGATCCTTTCGGTGCAGCACCGTTTGTCGCGCATAAATCTAGACAAGTACCACCCTCAAAGGATGTCTTTGGATCTTTGCCTTTTAGTGGCTCAACGACGGCTGAATCCATAAGCGGTGACAATCAATCGAAGGCTCTTCAGAAGTCTGACCAAGCACTTGCGTCGTTTGGTGACACAGGTGTCCCAATTGTAACGGAATCTGTTAGTGCTGGTAGTGTAGCTCCGACACCGTTTCATGAATTAGACGAGGGCTTTGGAAATTCCACCTCTTTTGCCGAAGCGAAGGATCATTTCGCAGAGAACACGGATGATCCATTTGGCGGAGTGTCATTCAACGCCAATCCAGCTGTCAGAAGAAGAAacgcaaaaaaacaacacgGGTTGAAAGGAAACCCTCCTGTGGCTGTTCCTGGCGGCGTCAATCAAGGCACATGTACTCGACCCCGGCGTTTGTTACCCCAGACACCTGATAGGCTCCCTGGGGTAACCACATCAGGCCAGCGTATTGTGAAGGCTCAGGCCAACGTTCAGGATGTTGGTACTCGGGGTTCAAGTCAAGCGAGTGGGAACCCTGGTCCCAAACCTATATCAGGTCGACGTGTTGTCAGTGTGCAAGCCAAGGTTCAGGGTCTGATAAGTATACCAGGTTCAAACCAAGGAACTGGAAACGTTGATCCAAAAACTACTGGAAACAGATCAGCATATGCAACCACGTGA
- the LOC141860495 gene encoding protein smoothened-like: MLPSRYFAGMQWLHVLILQHCLLKATGTNYKCETLQHRKCLGSTLEYNFTTLQLVTDSSNQDQVQSNLEKWKGLKFLSNCWSVLQPLLCQVYMPECQADGSVRLPCREQCEATREPCSVVERYNKKWPDFLQCANFKEGDCKVTELQLNESACKRPLVETSHKSSWYEGIQGCGIQCENPIFDKEEHTRIHRFVGAFGSLSFVCSLFTVVTFLIGWKSQNRYPSVILFYMNSCFCAASLGFLIQFTDGARDRTVCRKDETMRLQEPSEDDSFLCILTFVLVYYFSMVGAVWFVILAYSWSICFKSLGSTRDNFVGKVIYFHCIAWIIPLTWTVSILALKQVDANSLSGICFVGYKNPKMRAGFLLAPLGLDLLIGGIFLIYGMITLCKLRKSNPNFLSSRAAHKIKETIVRVGIFSVISFLTVFITFACHVYEYHNQHKWELSYMMFIWCIAEKAGDGGKSWNKNDCSVSDRPNLGIIELELASLFGTGIAMSSWTWTSNTLQTWQKLWRRITRKNRHPELSHYKTIRRMKNRVAPALLYPAIPDVQMDAVMKAGEAIQAHGSKRKDCLEIPEEPLKLKSISELSPQENISQ; this comes from the exons ATGCTTCCTTCTCGATATTTTGCGGGAATGCAATGGCTTCATGTTTTGATATTGCAGCATTGCTTGCTCAAAGCGACAGGGACAAATTACAAATGCGAAACTCTACAGCATCGAAAATGTTTGGGTTCTACCTTGGAGTACAATTTTACAACTTTACAATTGGTTACGGATTCTAGCAATCAAGATCAAGTTCAGTCCAATCTGGAAAAATGGAAAGGCTTAAAATTTCTTTCTAACTGTTGGTCTGTTCTCCAACCACTCTTGTGCCAAGTGTACATGCCAGAATGCCAAGCCGACGGTTCTGTCCGGTTACCGTGTCGAGAACAGTGTGAAGCCACAAGAGAGCCGTGTTCTGTAGTGGAACGctacaataaaaaatggcCCGACTTTTTACAATGTGCAAACTTTAAGGAAGGCGATTGCAAA GTAACAGAACTCCAACTCAATGAATCTGCCTGCAAACGTCCATTGGTTGAAACATCTCACAAGTCCAGCTGGTATGAAGGAATACAGGGCTGTGGAATTCAATGTGAAAATCCCATTTTTGACAAAGAAGAACACACAAGAATTCACAGATTTGTGGGTGCATTTGGAAGCCTGTCATTTGTATGCAGCCTTTTTACAGTG GTCACATTTTTAATTGGTTGGAAGTCCCAGAATCGCTATCCATCAGTCATTCTGTTTTATATGAACAGTTGTTTCTGTGCTGCTTCCTTGGGTTTCCTTATTCAGTTTACTGACGGTGCAAGAGATCGAACTGTTTGTCGTAAGGATGAAACAATGCGACTGCAAGAACCAAG TGAGGATGACAGTTTCCTTTGCATTCTGACATTTGTCTTGGTATATTACTTCTCCATGGTTGGTGCAGTGTGGTTTGTTATCCTTGCATACTCGTGGTCTATTTGTTTCAAATCTCTTGGGAGTACTAGGGATAACTTTGTAGGGAAGGTGATATATTTTCATTGCATAGCATGGATTATTCCCCTCACTTGGACAGTCAGCATTCTTGCCCTAAAACAG GTTGATGCTAACTCTCTCAGtggaatttgttttgttggatATAAAAATCCCAAAATGAGAGCTGGTTTTCTGCTGGCACCATTGGGCCTTGACTTGCTCATTGGTGGAATTTTCTTAATATATG GTATGATCACTCTATGTAAGCTACGTAAATCAAATCCCAATTTTCTAAGCAGCAGAGCAGCTCATAAAATAAAGGAAACCATAGTTCGAGTTG gtataTTTTCTGTGATATCATTTTTGACAGTATTTATTACTTTTGCCTGCCATGTTTATGAGTACCATAACCAGCACAAATGGGAGCTGAGTTACATGATGTTTATCTG gtGCATTGCAGAAAAAGCAGGAGATGGTGGAAAATCATGGAATAAAAATGACTGCTCAGTGAGTGACCGTCCCAATCTGGGAATCATTGAGTTGGAGCTGGCCTCTCTATTTGGAACTGGAATCGCAATGAGCAGCTGGACATGGACTTCAAACACACTACAAACATGGCAAAAGTTATGGCGCAG GATAACAAGAAAGAACAGACATCCTGAGCTCAGTCACTACAAAACTATAAGGAGAATGAAGAACAGAGTAGC ACCAGCACTTCTTTACCCTGCCATACCAGATGTACAAATGGATGCAGTTATGAAGGCAGGAGAGGCTATTCAAGCTCATGGTTCTAAAAGGAAAGACTGCTTAGAAATACCTGAAGAACCACTAAAGCTTAAAAGCATTTCTGAATTGAGTCCACAGGAGAATATTAGTCAATAG